One Corvus moneduloides isolate bCorMon1 chromosome 24, bCorMon1.pri, whole genome shotgun sequence DNA segment encodes these proteins:
- the TNNT2 gene encoding troponin T, cardiac muscle isoform X5: MSDTEEVTEEYEQEQEEECVEEGQEEQVEEAEEETEETKAEEQEDETNAAGEGGEGDREQEPGEGESKPKPKVFMPNLVPPKIPDGERLDFDDIHRKRMEKDLNELQALIEAHFESRKKEEEELLSLKDRIEQRRAERAEQQRIRSEREKERQARMAEERARKEEEEARKRAEEEARKKKAFSNMLHFGGYMQKSEKKGGKKQTEREKKKKILGERRKPLNIDHLSEDKLRDKARELWQNVHDLEAEKFDLQEKFKRQKYEINVLRNRISDHQKVKGSKGARGKTMVGSRWK, from the exons GCCAGGAAGAGCAGGTagaggaggcggaggaggagaCCGAAGAAACCAAGGCAGAAG AACAAGAAGATGAAACgaatgcagcaggagaag GTGGAGAGGGAGACCGAGAGCAGGAGCCTGGGGAAG GTGAATCGAAGCCAAAGCCCAA GGTCTTCATGCCCAACCTGGTgcctcccaaaatcccagatGGCGAGAGACTGGATTTTGAC GACATTCACCGCAAGCGCATGGAGAAGGACCTGAACGAGCTGCAGGCCCTCATTGAAGCCCACTTTGAGagcaggaagaaggaggaagaggagctccTGTCCCTCAAGGACAGGATT GAGCAGCGGCGAGCGGAGCGGGCAGAGCAGCAGCGGATCCGCAGCGAGCGGGAGAAGGAGCGCCAGGCCCGCATGGCC GAAGAAAGAGCTCgcaaggaggaagaggaggcgCGAAagagggcagaggaggaggcGCGGAAGAAGAAGGCGTTCTCCAACATGCTGCACTTCGGGGGTTACATGCAGAAG TcagagaaaaagggggggaagaaGCAAACGGAGcgggaaaagaagaagaagatcCTCGGTGAGCGACGGAAGCCCCTGAACATCGACCACCTCAGCGAGGACAAGCTGAG GGACAAGGCCAGGGAGCTGTGGCAGAACGTCCATGACCTGGAGGCTGAGAAATTTGACCTGCAGGAGAAGTTCAAGCGGCAGAAATATGAG atCAATGTCCTTCGAAACCGCATCAGTGACCACCAGAAGGT CAAAGG GTCCAAGGGCGCCCGTGGGAAGACCATGGTGGGCAGCCGATGGAAGTAG
- the TNNT2 gene encoding troponin T, cardiac muscle isoform X6, which produces MSDTEEVTEEYEQEQEEECVEEGQEEQVEEAEEETEETKAEEQEDETNAAGEGESKPKPKVFMPNLVPPKIPDGERLDFDDIHRKRMEKDLNELQALIEAHFESRKKEEEELLSLKDRIEQRRAERAEQQRIRSEREKERQARMAEERARKEEEEARKRAEEEARKKKAFSNMLHFGGYMQKSEKKGGKKQTEREKKKKILGERRKPLNIDHLSEDKLRDKARELWQNVHDLEAEKFDLQEKFKRQKYEINVLRNRISDHQKVKGSKGARGKTMVGSRWK; this is translated from the exons GCCAGGAAGAGCAGGTagaggaggcggaggaggagaCCGAAGAAACCAAGGCAGAAG AACAAGAAGATGAAACgaatgcagcaggagaag GTGAATCGAAGCCAAAGCCCAA GGTCTTCATGCCCAACCTGGTgcctcccaaaatcccagatGGCGAGAGACTGGATTTTGAC GACATTCACCGCAAGCGCATGGAGAAGGACCTGAACGAGCTGCAGGCCCTCATTGAAGCCCACTTTGAGagcaggaagaaggaggaagaggagctccTGTCCCTCAAGGACAGGATT GAGCAGCGGCGAGCGGAGCGGGCAGAGCAGCAGCGGATCCGCAGCGAGCGGGAGAAGGAGCGCCAGGCCCGCATGGCC GAAGAAAGAGCTCgcaaggaggaagaggaggcgCGAAagagggcagaggaggaggcGCGGAAGAAGAAGGCGTTCTCCAACATGCTGCACTTCGGGGGTTACATGCAGAAG TcagagaaaaagggggggaagaaGCAAACGGAGcgggaaaagaagaagaagatcCTCGGTGAGCGACGGAAGCCCCTGAACATCGACCACCTCAGCGAGGACAAGCTGAG GGACAAGGCCAGGGAGCTGTGGCAGAACGTCCATGACCTGGAGGCTGAGAAATTTGACCTGCAGGAGAAGTTCAAGCGGCAGAAATATGAG atCAATGTCCTTCGAAACCGCATCAGTGACCACCAGAAGGT CAAAGG GTCCAAGGGCGCCCGTGGGAAGACCATGGTGGGCAGCCGATGGAAGTAG
- the TNNT2 gene encoding troponin T, cardiac muscle isoform X3: protein MSDTEEVTEEYEQEQEEECVEEVIPKQEPQGAGERRCRTHPAPYPAGQEEQVEEAEEETEETKAEEQEDETNAAGEGESKPKPKVFMPNLVPPKIPDGERLDFDDIHRKRMEKDLNELQALIEAHFESRKKEEEELLSLKDRIEQRRAERAEQQRIRSEREKERQARMAEERARKEEEEARKRAEEEARKKKAFSNMLHFGGYMQKSEKKGGKKQTEREKKKKILGERRKPLNIDHLSEDKLRDKARELWQNVHDLEAEKFDLQEKFKRQKYEINVLRNRISDHQKVKGSKGARGKTMVGSRWK, encoded by the exons TTATCCCAAAGCAGGAGCCGCAGGGAGCCGGGGAACGGCGCTGCCGGACTCACCCTGCGCCTTATCCCGCAGGCCAGGAAGAGCAGGTagaggaggcggaggaggagaCCGAAGAAACCAAGGCAGAAG AACAAGAAGATGAAACgaatgcagcaggagaag GTGAATCGAAGCCAAAGCCCAA GGTCTTCATGCCCAACCTGGTgcctcccaaaatcccagatGGCGAGAGACTGGATTTTGAC GACATTCACCGCAAGCGCATGGAGAAGGACCTGAACGAGCTGCAGGCCCTCATTGAAGCCCACTTTGAGagcaggaagaaggaggaagaggagctccTGTCCCTCAAGGACAGGATT GAGCAGCGGCGAGCGGAGCGGGCAGAGCAGCAGCGGATCCGCAGCGAGCGGGAGAAGGAGCGCCAGGCCCGCATGGCC GAAGAAAGAGCTCgcaaggaggaagaggaggcgCGAAagagggcagaggaggaggcGCGGAAGAAGAAGGCGTTCTCCAACATGCTGCACTTCGGGGGTTACATGCAGAAG TcagagaaaaagggggggaagaaGCAAACGGAGcgggaaaagaagaagaagatcCTCGGTGAGCGACGGAAGCCCCTGAACATCGACCACCTCAGCGAGGACAAGCTGAG GGACAAGGCCAGGGAGCTGTGGCAGAACGTCCATGACCTGGAGGCTGAGAAATTTGACCTGCAGGAGAAGTTCAAGCGGCAGAAATATGAG atCAATGTCCTTCGAAACCGCATCAGTGACCACCAGAAGGT CAAAGG GTCCAAGGGCGCCCGTGGGAAGACCATGGTGGGCAGCCGATGGAAGTAG
- the TNNT2 gene encoding troponin T, cardiac muscle isoform X2, which produces MSDTEEVTEEYEQEQEEECVEEVIPKQEPQGAGERRCRTHPAPYPAGQEEQVEEAEEETEETKAEEQEDETNAAGEGGEGDREQEPGEGESKPKPKVFMPNLVPPKIPDGERLDFDDIHRKRMEKDLNELQALIEAHFESRKKEEEELLSLKDRIEQRRAERAEQQRIRSEREKERQARMAEERARKEEEEARKRAEEEARKKKAFSNMLHFGGYMQKSEKKGGKKQTEREKKKKILGERRKPLNIDHLSEDKLRDKARELWQNVHDLEAEKFDLQEKFKRQKYEINVLRNRISDHQKVSKGARGKTMVGSRWK; this is translated from the exons TTATCCCAAAGCAGGAGCCGCAGGGAGCCGGGGAACGGCGCTGCCGGACTCACCCTGCGCCTTATCCCGCAGGCCAGGAAGAGCAGGTagaggaggcggaggaggagaCCGAAGAAACCAAGGCAGAAG AACAAGAAGATGAAACgaatgcagcaggagaag GTGGAGAGGGAGACCGAGAGCAGGAGCCTGGGGAAG GTGAATCGAAGCCAAAGCCCAA GGTCTTCATGCCCAACCTGGTgcctcccaaaatcccagatGGCGAGAGACTGGATTTTGAC GACATTCACCGCAAGCGCATGGAGAAGGACCTGAACGAGCTGCAGGCCCTCATTGAAGCCCACTTTGAGagcaggaagaaggaggaagaggagctccTGTCCCTCAAGGACAGGATT GAGCAGCGGCGAGCGGAGCGGGCAGAGCAGCAGCGGATCCGCAGCGAGCGGGAGAAGGAGCGCCAGGCCCGCATGGCC GAAGAAAGAGCTCgcaaggaggaagaggaggcgCGAAagagggcagaggaggaggcGCGGAAGAAGAAGGCGTTCTCCAACATGCTGCACTTCGGGGGTTACATGCAGAAG TcagagaaaaagggggggaagaaGCAAACGGAGcgggaaaagaagaagaagatcCTCGGTGAGCGACGGAAGCCCCTGAACATCGACCACCTCAGCGAGGACAAGCTGAG GGACAAGGCCAGGGAGCTGTGGCAGAACGTCCATGACCTGGAGGCTGAGAAATTTGACCTGCAGGAGAAGTTCAAGCGGCAGAAATATGAG atCAATGTCCTTCGAAACCGCATCAGTGACCACCAGAAGGT GTCCAAGGGCGCCCGTGGGAAGACCATGGTGGGCAGCCGATGGAAGTAG
- the TNNT2 gene encoding troponin T, cardiac muscle isoform X1: MSDTEEVTEEYEQEQEEECVEEVIPKQEPQGAGERRCRTHPAPYPAGQEEQVEEAEEETEETKAEEQEDETNAAGEGGEGDREQEPGEGESKPKPKVFMPNLVPPKIPDGERLDFDDIHRKRMEKDLNELQALIEAHFESRKKEEEELLSLKDRIEQRRAERAEQQRIRSEREKERQARMAEERARKEEEEARKRAEEEARKKKAFSNMLHFGGYMQKSEKKGGKKQTEREKKKKILGERRKPLNIDHLSEDKLRDKARELWQNVHDLEAEKFDLQEKFKRQKYEINVLRNRISDHQKVKGSKGARGKTMVGSRWK; encoded by the exons TTATCCCAAAGCAGGAGCCGCAGGGAGCCGGGGAACGGCGCTGCCGGACTCACCCTGCGCCTTATCCCGCAGGCCAGGAAGAGCAGGTagaggaggcggaggaggagaCCGAAGAAACCAAGGCAGAAG AACAAGAAGATGAAACgaatgcagcaggagaag GTGGAGAGGGAGACCGAGAGCAGGAGCCTGGGGAAG GTGAATCGAAGCCAAAGCCCAA GGTCTTCATGCCCAACCTGGTgcctcccaaaatcccagatGGCGAGAGACTGGATTTTGAC GACATTCACCGCAAGCGCATGGAGAAGGACCTGAACGAGCTGCAGGCCCTCATTGAAGCCCACTTTGAGagcaggaagaaggaggaagaggagctccTGTCCCTCAAGGACAGGATT GAGCAGCGGCGAGCGGAGCGGGCAGAGCAGCAGCGGATCCGCAGCGAGCGGGAGAAGGAGCGCCAGGCCCGCATGGCC GAAGAAAGAGCTCgcaaggaggaagaggaggcgCGAAagagggcagaggaggaggcGCGGAAGAAGAAGGCGTTCTCCAACATGCTGCACTTCGGGGGTTACATGCAGAAG TcagagaaaaagggggggaagaaGCAAACGGAGcgggaaaagaagaagaagatcCTCGGTGAGCGACGGAAGCCCCTGAACATCGACCACCTCAGCGAGGACAAGCTGAG GGACAAGGCCAGGGAGCTGTGGCAGAACGTCCATGACCTGGAGGCTGAGAAATTTGACCTGCAGGAGAAGTTCAAGCGGCAGAAATATGAG atCAATGTCCTTCGAAACCGCATCAGTGACCACCAGAAGGT CAAAGG GTCCAAGGGCGCCCGTGGGAAGACCATGGTGGGCAGCCGATGGAAGTAG